The proteins below come from a single Maylandia zebra isolate NMK-2024a linkage group LG23, Mzebra_GT3a, whole genome shotgun sequence genomic window:
- the jun gene encoding transcription factor Jun — MYTKMETTFYDDSLNAFSQHDNAGYGYSNPKALKHNMTLNLTDPPSALKPHLRAKAGDILTSPDVGLLKLASPELERLIIQSSNGLITTTPTPTQFLCPKNVTDEQEGFAEGFVRALAELHHQNMPGTTNVSVTSTPPATVNTALPPVSSVAGATVYNNNAAMRSESPVYEDLNTFNPAISTVSAPNYTTSAPTMSFSAAPPQLPIYGQPSPAQLPRLTALKEEPQTVPEMPGETPPLSPIDMESQERIKAERKRMRNRIAASKCRKRKLERISRLEEKVKTLKSQNSELASTANMLREQVAQLKQKVMNHVNSGCQLMLTQQLQTF, encoded by the coding sequence atgTATACCAAGATGGAAACTACTTTCTATGACGACTCACTCAACGCTTTCTCCCAGCACGACAACGCCGGCTACGGATACAGCAACCCCAAAGCGCTGAAACACAACATGACACTGAACCTCACCGACCCGCCGAGCGCTCTGAAACCTCACCTCCGCGCCAAAGCTGGCGACATCCTCACCTCCCCCGACGTGGGTTTGCTGAAGCTGGCCTCTCCGGAGCTGGAGAGGCTGATCATCCAGTCCAGCAACGGACTCATCACCACCACGCCGACCCCGACCCAGTTCCTGTGCCCCAAGAATGTCACTGACGAGCAGGAGGGCTTCGCGGAGGGGTTTGTGCGCGCCCTGGCTGAGCTCCACCACCAGAACATGCCGGGCACAACAAACGTGAGTGTCACCTCGACTCCACCGGCAACTGTCAACACTGCGCTGCCGCCTGTTTCATCTGTTGCCGGTGCCACCGTATACAACAACAATGCTGCCATGCGCTCTGAGTCGCCGGTTTATGAGGACTTGAACACTTTCAACCCGGCCATCAGTACCGTGTCGGCACCAAACTACACCACCTCAGCCCCCACTATGTCCTTCTCTGCTGCCCCGCCTCAGCTTCCCATCTACGGCCAGCCTTCCCCTGCCCAGCTCCCCCGGCTCACTGCGCTCAAAGAGGAGCCCCAAACCGTGCCCGAGATGCCAGGGGAGACCCCTCCTCTTTCTCCAATCGATATGGAGAGTCAGGAGCGCATCAAGGCTGAGAGAAAGCGGATGAGAAACCGCATCGCTGCCTCCAAATGCCGGAAGAGGAAGCTGGAGCGGATCTCAAGGCTGGAGGAGAAAGTGAAGACCCTAAAGTCACAGAACTCCGAGCTCGCATCCACCGCCAACATGTTGCGCGAGCAGGTGGCCCAGCTGAAGCAGAAGGTGATGAACCACGTAAACAGCGGGTGCCAGCTTATGTTAACGCAGCAGCTCCAGACCTTCTGA